The Roseiconus lacunae genome has a segment encoding these proteins:
- a CDS encoding metallophosphoesterase family protein, whose amino-acid sequence MRFLCFSDLHRSVDAAERLVRLSDQVDVIIGAGDFANRHAGLSDTLSVLQDITKPAILVPGNGETYGELRDAAQIWESASVLHGSGCEIDGVSFWGVGGGIPVTPFGAWSYDFDEEQAGDLLQDCPSAGVLVVHSPPIDTVDQDSSQRVRGSQAIRDCVSEKQPKLVVCGHIHDSWEERAEIGRSQILNAGPRGVIMDIEF is encoded by the coding sequence ATGAGGTTTCTTTGTTTTAGTGATTTGCACCGCAGCGTGGATGCCGCTGAGCGTTTGGTCCGGCTATCTGACCAAGTCGATGTCATTATCGGCGCCGGCGACTTTGCGAATCGGCACGCCGGATTGAGCGACACGCTTTCTGTGTTGCAAGATATCACCAAGCCGGCGATCTTGGTTCCGGGCAACGGCGAGACATACGGCGAGCTTCGGGACGCGGCCCAGATCTGGGAATCTGCATCCGTGTTGCATGGATCGGGCTGTGAAATCGACGGTGTTTCGTTTTGGGGGGTTGGAGGCGGAATTCCAGTGACACCTTTCGGGGCTTGGTCGTACGACTTTGACGAGGAACAAGCTGGAGACTTGTTACAAGATTGTCCTTCGGCAGGGGTGCTGGTGGTACATTCGCCACCGATCGATACTGTTGACCAAGATTCCTCGCAGCGTGTTCGCGGCAGCCAGGCGATCCGGGATTGCGTTTCGGAAAAACAGCCAAAGCTAGTAGTCTGCGGTCACATCCATGACTCCTGGGAAGAACGAGCCGAAATTGGCAGAAGTCAGATTCTTAACGCGGGGCCCCGCGGCGTAATCATGGACATCGAGTTCTGA